Part of the Meiothermus sp. QL-1 genome is shown below.
CGGCCGGTGCAGTGGTTCGAGGGGGTGCCAAGCCCGGTGCGCCATCCGGAGCTGGTCAACATGGTCATCTTCCGCGAGAACACCGAGGACATCTACGCGGGCATCGAGTTTCCCAAGGACAGCCCGGAGGTAAAGCGCTTTTTGGAGTGGTTTAGGGCCGAGTTCCCCAAGGAATTCGAAAAGATACGCTTCCCCGGGACCTCGGGTATTGGGGTGAAACCGGTCTCGCAGGAGGGCACCGAGCGGCTTGTAGAGGCGGCCTTGCAGTATGCGGTGGACAACGACCTGCCCTCGGTTACCCTGGTGCACAAGGGCAACATCATGAAGTTCACCGAAGGGGCCTTCCGCGACTGGGGCTATGGGGTGGCCAGGCGCAAGTTCGGGGCGGTGGACCTGGACGGGGGGCCGTGGCAGACCTTCACCAACCCTAAGACCGGGAGGCAGATCGTGGTAAAAGACATGATTGCCGACAACTTCCTGCAGCAGATTCTGCTCCGCCCGGCCGAGTACAGCGTGATTGCCACCCTGAACCTGAACGGGGACTACATCTCCGATGCCCTGGCCGCGCAGGTGGGGGGGATTGGCATCGCCCCTGGGGCCAACATCAACTATGCCACCGGGCATGCGGTCTTCGAGGCCACCCACGGCACGGCCCCCAAGTACGCCGGCAAGGACCAGGTTAACCCGAGTTCGGTAATTCTCTCCGGCGAGATGATGCTGCGCTACTTGGGCTGGACCGAGGCCGCCGACCTTATCATCCAGGCCATGACCAAGACCATCGCCCAGGGCCGGGTGACCTATGACTTCCACCGGCTGATGCAGGCCGAGGGGCGGCCGGCGACCCTTCTGAAGTGCAGCGAGTTTGGCCGGGCCCTAATCGAGAACATGTAGGCTGCCCTCCTTGCGCAAGGC
Proteins encoded:
- the icd gene encoding NADP-dependent isocitrate dehydrogenase, yielding MAYRKIEVARGERITIQNGKLQVPDQPVIGFIEGDGTGPDIWRAAQPVLDAAVAKAYGGRRRIAWTEIYAGEKANQVYGEPIWLPEETLEFIQEYLVAIKGPLTTPVGGGIRSINVALRQELDLYACVRPVQWFEGVPSPVRHPELVNMVIFRENTEDIYAGIEFPKDSPEVKRFLEWFRAEFPKEFEKIRFPGTSGIGVKPVSQEGTERLVEAALQYAVDNDLPSVTLVHKGNIMKFTEGAFRDWGYGVARRKFGAVDLDGGPWQTFTNPKTGRQIVVKDMIADNFLQQILLRPAEYSVIATLNLNGDYISDALAAQVGGIGIAPGANINYATGHAVFEATHGTAPKYAGKDQVNPSSVILSGEMMLRYLGWTEAADLIIQAMTKTIAQGRVTYDFHRLMQAEGRPATLLKCSEFGRALIENM